A portion of the Candidatus Paceibacterota bacterium genome contains these proteins:
- a CDS encoding DUF4191 domain-containing protein, with protein MFNRKKSAKTPKTAKEPRLKAVREAYVVTKSVKPWIGMALLAIFLVIWVIGILLGYIWGHPVYAGFVSLPLAILGALFFFTRQASTAAYKSIEGQVGAAASVLMAIRKGWTTTPAVAVNRNQDMIHRSVGRPGIVLVGEGGPSVRQLLSDERKKTERFAPGVPISELIVGDNAGQVKLSKIQKHLKKMPKKLSPAQLREVRNRLKAVGGLAMPIPKGPMPKNLKVPKR; from the coding sequence ATGTTCAATCGGAAGAAGTCAGCGAAAACCCCAAAGACCGCCAAAGAACCTCGTCTCAAAGCGGTTCGAGAGGCCTACGTCGTAACCAAGAGCGTTAAACCCTGGATAGGAATGGCACTCCTCGCCATCTTCTTAGTCATCTGGGTCATCGGTATTCTCCTCGGCTATATCTGGGGCCATCCGGTCTACGCGGGCTTTGTCTCACTTCCCTTGGCGATTCTCGGCGCACTCTTCTTCTTCACGCGCCAAGCCAGCACCGCCGCATACAAATCTATTGAAGGCCAAGTCGGAGCGGCTGCCAGCGTGCTCATGGCCATCCGAAAAGGTTGGACCACAACTCCGGCCGTGGCTGTAAATCGAAACCAGGACATGATTCACCGCAGTGTCGGCCGGCCCGGAATCGTGCTCGTAGGAGAAGGCGGGCCATCTGTGCGTCAACTTCTTAGCGATGAGCGGAAGAAGACCGAACGATTCGCACCCGGGGTTCCGATCTCCGAACTAATTGTCGGCGATAACGCAGGACAAGTGAAATTATCCAAGATTCAGAAGCACCTGAAGAAGATGCCCAAGAAATTGAGCCCGGCTCAACTACGTGAAGTGCGTAATCGCCTCAAAGCAGTGGGTGGCTTGGCGATGCCAATTCCCAAAGGACCTATGCCTAAGAATCTCAAGGTTCCAAAGCGGTAA
- a CDS encoding TIGR01777 family oxidoreductase: MNPLQRIAVTGSSGLIGTAIVGHLKSEGHTVQRLVRRQTVAPDEISWDPQAGTVDLAALEGVDAVIHLAGAGVGDKRWTAKYKSEILNSRLLGTTTIAHAVAAVKPKVFISSSAMGWYGETGNRAMTERDRAGDDFLAAVCHEWENAADLAGDVRTVKLRTGLVLDPTGGALGRMIPFFRFGIGGRLGSGKQWWSWITLHDVVRAVSFALENPILGPVNITAPNPVTNQEFTAALARALHRPAVFPVPAIALKIAFGGFSSEMLGSKKVIPEVLTEAGFAFDYPHIGAALAALVE, translated from the coding sequence ATGAACCCATTACAACGCATTGCCGTTACAGGATCCTCGGGTCTTATCGGAACTGCGATTGTGGGACATCTCAAATCAGAGGGGCATACAGTTCAACGTTTGGTGCGACGGCAGACCGTCGCGCCGGATGAAATCAGTTGGGATCCACAAGCAGGTACCGTGGATCTCGCGGCACTTGAAGGCGTCGATGCGGTCATCCATCTGGCAGGTGCTGGGGTCGGAGATAAAAGGTGGACTGCAAAATACAAAAGTGAGATCTTGAACTCGCGCCTACTTGGAACAACGACAATTGCACATGCAGTTGCAGCGGTAAAGCCAAAGGTATTCATTTCTTCCAGCGCAATGGGTTGGTACGGCGAAACAGGTAATCGAGCCATGACCGAAAGGGATCGCGCAGGGGATGATTTCCTTGCAGCCGTATGCCATGAGTGGGAGAACGCGGCAGATCTTGCCGGGGATGTTCGAACCGTAAAACTTCGAACGGGACTCGTCCTAGATCCAACTGGTGGTGCACTTGGAAGGATGATCCCGTTCTTTCGTTTCGGCATTGGCGGTCGGCTCGGATCAGGAAAACAGTGGTGGTCTTGGATAACTCTGCATGATGTGGTTCGCGCCGTCAGCTTCGCTTTGGAGAATCCAATATTGGGTCCGGTCAACATAACCGCACCCAATCCCGTGACCAATCAAGAATTCACTGCTGCCCTGGCACGCGCCCTGCATCGGCCAGCCGTTTTCCCAGTTCCTGCCATCGCCTTAAAAATTGCCTTTGGCGGATTCTCATCCGAGATGCTCGGATCAAAAAAGGTCATTCCGGAAGTTCTCACTGAGGCTGGATTTGCCTTCGATTATCCCCATATAGGGGCAGCACTTGCGGCTTTAGTGGAGTAA
- the lipA gene encoding lipoyl synthase, which produces MTLAPDGRKLLRIEARNAATPIERKPEWIKTRANMGPEYTRLRSLVKGEGLHTVCQEAACPNIFECWEDREATFLIGGEQCTRRCDFCNIDTGKPQPLDRDEPRRVAESVQRMNLAYATITGVARDDLDDEGAWLYAETIRLVHEVNPDCGVEMLAPDFSGHAHLLNQVFETRPEVFAHNVETVPRIFKRIRPAFTYERSLKVITMAREFGLITKSNLILGLGETREEVSQALRDLHDSGCDLITITQYLRPTNRHHPVERWVKPEEFVELADEAKEIGFLGVMSGPLVRSSYRAGRLYKQAMEARVSNG; this is translated from the coding sequence ATGACATTGGCACCAGATGGAAGAAAATTACTTCGGATTGAAGCTCGCAACGCCGCAACGCCGATTGAACGAAAGCCTGAATGGATCAAGACACGGGCCAATATGGGACCTGAGTACACACGTCTTCGTTCCCTGGTTAAGGGCGAAGGGCTTCATACCGTCTGCCAAGAGGCAGCTTGTCCGAACATTTTTGAATGTTGGGAAGATCGCGAGGCAACTTTTCTCATTGGCGGCGAGCAGTGCACCCGACGGTGTGATTTCTGCAATATTGATACCGGCAAACCGCAACCACTCGATCGTGATGAGCCCCGTCGAGTAGCAGAGTCAGTGCAAAGAATGAATTTGGCATATGCGACGATTACTGGAGTCGCCCGCGATGACCTGGACGATGAAGGTGCCTGGCTCTACGCGGAGACAATTCGCCTCGTACATGAAGTCAATCCGGATTGTGGAGTTGAAATGCTTGCTCCAGATTTCAGCGGACACGCACACCTTCTCAATCAAGTCTTCGAAACCCGCCCGGAAGTTTTTGCTCATAATGTGGAAACGGTCCCCCGTATTTTCAAAAGGATCCGGCCTGCTTTTACTTATGAGCGGTCATTAAAAGTAATTACGATGGCTCGTGAATTCGGTCTTATTACCAAGTCAAATCTCATCCTCGGTTTGGGTGAAACTCGTGAAGAAGTGAGCCAGGCACTCCGTGATTTACATGATTCAGGGTGCGATCTGATCACTATTACACAGTATCTTCGACCAACTAATCGCCATCACCCGGTAGAACGATGGGTCAAACCAGAAGAGTTCGTGGAGCTCGCTGATGAAGCGAAAGAAATTGGGTTCCTGGGAGTTATGAGCGGTCCGCTGGTGCGCTCAAGTTACCGCGCAGGACGCCTCTACAAACAAGCCATGGAGGCGCGAGTCTCAAATGGCTGA
- the lipB gene encoding lipoyl(octanoyl) transferase LipB gives MPVEAILTKSPIALSRSGIIDYEKAWQIQRTVHAEVAEGKRPNTLMLLEHPSVFTAGRRTLDVERPTDGTPVIDVDRGGKITWHGPGQIVGYPIVRLAKRHDVVGFVREIETALIDVCLEFGIPAQRYCERSGVWLRDEKGDRKIAAIGIRFAKGVTMHGFALNVNPDLSWFDRIVPCGLPDADVTSISKELAREVTVEEVVPVVERHIYEALLRVSA, from the coding sequence GTGCCAGTTGAAGCAATCCTCACTAAATCGCCAATCGCGCTTTCTCGGAGCGGAATAATCGACTACGAAAAAGCGTGGCAAATTCAGCGAACCGTTCACGCGGAAGTCGCAGAAGGAAAACGCCCCAACACCTTGATGTTGCTGGAGCACCCGTCGGTCTTTACCGCCGGACGGCGCACTCTCGATGTTGAAAGACCAACTGACGGAACCCCCGTGATCGACGTCGACCGCGGCGGCAAAATCACTTGGCACGGACCTGGACAAATAGTCGGTTATCCCATTGTCCGGTTGGCAAAACGACATGATGTGGTGGGCTTCGTCCGTGAGATCGAGACCGCGCTCATTGATGTCTGCCTAGAGTTCGGCATACCAGCGCAGAGATATTGCGAACGTTCCGGGGTATGGCTACGGGACGAGAAGGGTGACCGGAAGATTGCAGCGATCGGCATCCGCTTCGCTAAAGGTGTCACCATGCACGGTTTTGCGCTCAATGTAAATCCGGACCTATCCTGGTTCGACCGGATCGTGCCATGCGGTCTCCCAGATGCGGACGTGACATCGATCTCCAAAGAATTGGCACGAGAAGTAACCGTTGAGGAAGTGGTACCCGTGGTCGAACGACACATCTATGAGGCATTGTTAAGGGTGAGCGCATGA
- a CDS encoding MMPL family transporter: MSQTTSVHPAKSPRKAFRRPFWSAVLVIFIWFGASGVFGPLFSKLSTVQENNNSSFLPDNAESTKASQVIARFSVADNSKLPTLVLLEGNVDASKLAAINAHLVTLPNKHINYLEKYQGTVDSGIKLSQYFAGGASPQAFPAPDGKAILLSLPVSMTVATATLPDGQPVITAMIKTIRDDMNKWAAENGFVSHVTGIGALLSDLFGAFGGIDSSLLFTTLGVVSFILIIVYRSPVLWILPVASAILALSTGGGIVYLLAKNQIIDLNGQAQGILTILVLGAATDYALLLIARYREELHHHESRFVAMRAAYRGIFEPILASGTTVAISLLVLLLSELSSNRGLGPVGAIGVVAAMLTILTLLPALLVIFGRWIFWPRIPRFDDVDANLSGVWAKVGAQVSKQPRRLWISTAVLLLVLAGFATTLQADGLSTSQSFTTRPESVVGQDLLLKHFPGGEGQPTEVIVKESLMQETTKVLLSVNGVASVEPMRTSIPIPGQPLPDIKIVGGLVVLNATLTQAPDSVKARESVPVIRAAVHKIDPTILVGGSSAVSYDIDQASRHDNRLIIPVVLILIGIILTFLLRSFVAAGLLLATVVLSYAATLGVCQLVFHNIFHFPGADTSFPLFAFVFLVALGIDYNIFLMTRVREESARIGTRAGVIKGLTVTGGVITSAGIVLAATFGVLGILPLVFLAELGFAVGFGVLLDTIIVRSILVPALVHDIGGKVWWPSKLQHRD; this comes from the coding sequence GTGTCCCAGACCACATCCGTCCATCCGGCGAAATCTCCAAGAAAGGCATTTCGCCGCCCCTTCTGGAGTGCAGTCTTGGTCATCTTCATCTGGTTTGGAGCCAGCGGTGTCTTTGGCCCGCTTTTTAGCAAGTTGAGCACGGTGCAAGAGAATAACAACTCATCCTTTTTACCGGATAACGCTGAGTCAACTAAGGCATCCCAAGTGATCGCCCGATTCTCCGTCGCGGACAATTCCAAACTTCCAACCCTGGTTCTGTTGGAAGGAAATGTTGATGCCAGCAAATTGGCAGCCATTAATGCGCACCTTGTTACTCTGCCGAATAAGCACATTAATTATTTAGAGAAGTACCAAGGCACGGTTGACTCGGGAATCAAACTTTCGCAGTATTTTGCCGGGGGCGCTTCTCCGCAAGCTTTCCCTGCCCCGGATGGAAAGGCAATCCTTCTTAGTCTGCCCGTATCTATGACGGTGGCGACTGCAACCCTCCCAGACGGTCAACCTGTGATCACAGCAATGATCAAAACGATTCGCGATGATATGAACAAGTGGGCCGCCGAGAACGGGTTCGTCAGTCATGTGACGGGAATAGGCGCGCTGCTCAGTGATCTTTTTGGTGCCTTCGGCGGCATTGATTCAAGTTTGCTTTTCACGACACTTGGAGTCGTTTCTTTCATTCTTATTATTGTCTATCGATCACCCGTACTTTGGATCCTTCCGGTGGCATCAGCGATACTTGCACTTTCCACTGGTGGGGGAATCGTTTATCTTTTAGCGAAGAACCAAATCATCGATTTGAATGGGCAAGCGCAAGGGATTCTCACGATTCTGGTTCTTGGTGCGGCGACTGATTATGCGCTGCTGCTGATTGCTCGTTACCGCGAAGAGTTGCACCACCATGAATCAAGATTTGTTGCGATGCGCGCTGCCTATCGAGGAATCTTTGAGCCAATTCTCGCCTCTGGAACAACAGTGGCGATCAGTCTGCTGGTTCTGCTCTTGAGCGAACTTTCCAGCAACCGCGGCTTGGGACCAGTGGGTGCGATAGGAGTCGTCGCGGCCATGTTGACGATATTGACCCTACTGCCGGCGCTATTGGTGATTTTTGGGCGGTGGATTTTTTGGCCACGCATTCCACGCTTTGATGATGTGGATGCCAATCTTTCGGGAGTGTGGGCGAAAGTGGGCGCGCAGGTAAGCAAGCAACCGCGTCGTCTTTGGATCAGCACTGCAGTACTTCTTCTCGTTCTTGCTGGATTTGCCACAACCTTGCAAGCAGATGGTCTGTCGACATCGCAATCATTCACCACCCGGCCTGAATCTGTTGTTGGACAGGATCTATTGCTCAAGCACTTCCCCGGCGGGGAAGGGCAGCCAACTGAAGTCATTGTTAAAGAATCGCTCATGCAGGAAACGACGAAAGTTCTCTTATCTGTAAATGGCGTCGCCAGCGTCGAGCCTATGCGCACTTCAATTCCGATTCCGGGCCAGCCGCTACCTGATATTAAGATTGTCGGCGGACTCGTAGTACTCAATGCGACTTTGACCCAAGCTCCTGATTCTGTGAAGGCAAGGGAATCGGTACCAGTAATACGAGCTGCTGTTCATAAGATTGATCCGACAATCCTTGTGGGAGGATCCAGCGCAGTTTCTTATGACATTGATCAAGCTTCACGCCACGATAATCGCTTGATTATCCCGGTGGTTTTGATATTGATTGGAATCATCCTTACATTCCTCCTGCGGAGCTTTGTAGCAGCAGGACTCCTACTTGCCACAGTTGTGCTCTCATATGCCGCAACCTTGGGAGTATGCCAATTGGTCTTCCATAATATTTTCCACTTTCCAGGAGCCGACACTTCTTTCCCGCTTTTCGCCTTTGTTTTCCTGGTTGCTCTTGGAATTGATTACAACATCTTCTTAATGACTCGGGTTCGTGAAGAGAGTGCAAGAATCGGAACTCGCGCTGGAGTAATCAAGGGATTGACAGTCACAGGTGGAGTGATTACCTCTGCCGGTATCGTGCTTGCGGCGACCTTTGGCGTACTTGGGATACTTCCACTGGTATTTCTTGCCGAATTAGGTTTTGCGGTTGGATTTGGAGTCCTGCTCGATACGATCATCGTGCGATCGATACTTGTGCCGGCACTTGTACACGATATTGGTGGCAAAGTCTGGTGGCCCTCAAAACTCCAGCACCGCGATTAG
- the lpdA gene encoding dihydrolipoyl dehydrogenase produces the protein MSEFDLVVLGGGSGGYACALRSAQLGYSVALIESDKLGGTCLHRGCIPTKALLHAGEIADNTREAIRYGVNAQFQSIDMDGVNAYKDGVINKLHKGLQGLVKSRNITFVQGHGRLVSKNTVEVDGEQYVGKNVVLATGSYARSLPGLDIDGNRIITSDHALTLNYVPSNVIVLGGGVIGCEFASLWKSFGAEVRIIEALPHLVALEDESSSKQLERAFRKRGINFELGVRFQSAAVTDENVTVTLENGKEFVADLLLVAVGRGPVSANLGYEEQGIAMERGYITVDDKCRTNVPGIWAVGDLIPTLQLAHVGFGEGILVAEEIAGLNPRPINYDGVPRVTYSDPEVASVGLTTAQAKERGHDVIELTYDLAGNGKAQILGTAGSIKLVSEKDGPVLGIHMVGARVGELLAEAQLIFNWEASAKDVAALIHAHPTLSEAMGEAHMALAGKPLHAHG, from the coding sequence GTGTCTGAATTTGATCTGGTTGTGCTGGGCGGCGGTAGCGGTGGATATGCATGTGCTCTGAGAAGCGCACAGTTGGGCTACTCAGTAGCTCTCATCGAATCGGATAAATTAGGCGGTACGTGCCTGCATCGCGGATGTATCCCAACCAAGGCACTTCTTCACGCGGGCGAAATTGCCGACAACACCCGAGAAGCCATTCGCTATGGTGTCAACGCCCAATTCCAGTCCATTGACATGGATGGCGTGAATGCTTATAAGGATGGCGTCATCAACAAACTTCACAAAGGATTGCAAGGTCTCGTTAAGTCTCGAAACATAACTTTTGTACAGGGCCATGGACGACTCGTGTCGAAGAACACCGTAGAAGTTGATGGGGAGCAATATGTCGGCAAGAACGTCGTACTGGCTACCGGTTCCTACGCGCGTTCATTGCCTGGGCTCGATATTGATGGCAACAGAATTATCACGAGCGACCATGCGCTGACATTAAATTACGTCCCCTCTAACGTCATTGTTCTCGGAGGAGGCGTAATTGGATGTGAGTTTGCTTCACTCTGGAAGTCCTTTGGCGCTGAAGTACGAATTATTGAGGCGCTTCCCCACCTGGTTGCCCTGGAAGATGAATCTTCAAGCAAGCAACTTGAAAGAGCTTTCCGCAAGCGAGGAATTAATTTTGAATTAGGCGTTCGATTCCAATCGGCCGCGGTGACGGACGAAAACGTGACCGTGACTTTAGAGAACGGAAAAGAGTTTGTGGCCGACCTGCTCTTGGTAGCAGTCGGTCGCGGACCAGTTTCTGCCAATTTGGGTTATGAAGAGCAAGGCATTGCAATGGAACGCGGCTACATCACCGTTGATGACAAGTGCCGCACAAATGTTCCAGGAATCTGGGCAGTTGGAGATTTAATCCCAACTCTTCAATTGGCCCATGTTGGATTCGGCGAAGGAATTCTCGTGGCTGAAGAAATTGCCGGACTCAACCCCCGACCTATTAACTACGACGGAGTTCCACGTGTCACCTATTCAGACCCTGAAGTTGCTTCGGTCGGACTGACCACTGCGCAGGCCAAAGAGCGCGGTCACGATGTCATTGAGTTGACGTATGACCTTGCTGGAAACGGCAAAGCTCAAATTCTTGGAACCGCGGGTTCCATCAAACTCGTATCCGAGAAAGACGGCCCAGTTCTCGGTATTCACATGGTCGGTGCCCGCGTGGGAGAACTCCTCGCGGAAGCACAACTCATATTCAATTGGGAAGCCAGCGCCAAGGATGTCGCTGCGTTAATTCACGCGCATCCAACGTTGTCGGAGGCAATGGGTGAAGCGCACATGGCACTTGCCGGTAAACCGCTGCATGCGCACGGTTGA
- a CDS encoding leucyl aminopeptidase, which translates to MAKVRLIDGAASTGVLVVGLTHGEGKNPTLHIESGDLVLDTKPLLATLADLGATGKTDEIIRLPGASIRLLVFTGLGKKAQKYPHEVLRRAAGAATRALAGNAEVSFALPVADVHAVNAIAEGAAIAAYSFEEFRGSTKGDARTPVTSITVHTTLANSPQAKNISKRAMITGQYNALVRDLVNTPPSHLTPMSFVEHIKKAVADAGGEKAGLKITVLNEKQLKSQGFGGITSVGQGSSNPPRLLHIAYSPKKSKKRYAFVGKGITFDTGGLNLKAGLGMEAMKSDMAGAAAVCAATLAIAALKLPIHIDAWAALAENMVSDTATRPGDIVTIYGGKTVEVLNPDAEGRLVLADSLVKAVEVANAGGLKRKKLDGIIDVATLTGAQLIALGTRTGAVMTNDEGLSTQFLQAAGEAGDSLWPMPLPEELRASLDSPVADMANIGEKMGGMLVAGLFLREFIPTDLPWLHIDIAGPSYNVHEPHGYTPKGGTGMPMRSLIRFAENNLE; encoded by the coding sequence GTGGCAAAGGTGCGATTAATCGACGGAGCAGCCTCAACCGGTGTCCTCGTGGTGGGACTGACGCACGGTGAAGGAAAGAATCCCACACTTCACATTGAATCGGGTGACTTAGTTCTCGACACCAAGCCACTTCTCGCTACCCTTGCAGATCTAGGTGCAACTGGTAAAACCGATGAAATCATTCGACTTCCTGGCGCTTCTATCCGTCTACTTGTATTTACAGGACTCGGGAAGAAAGCCCAAAAATATCCGCATGAAGTACTGCGACGCGCCGCAGGTGCAGCCACTCGCGCCTTGGCCGGCAATGCGGAAGTCTCCTTTGCTCTGCCGGTGGCTGACGTTCACGCGGTAAACGCCATTGCTGAAGGTGCGGCCATTGCCGCGTACTCATTTGAGGAATTTCGTGGAAGCACTAAGGGCGACGCCCGAACACCTGTTACTTCGATCACAGTTCACACGACACTTGCGAATTCGCCACAAGCTAAGAACATTTCTAAACGCGCGATGATAACTGGCCAATACAACGCCCTGGTTCGCGACCTTGTGAATACGCCTCCGAGCCACCTCACTCCAATGTCATTTGTGGAACACATCAAAAAGGCAGTTGCAGATGCAGGTGGTGAAAAGGCAGGGCTTAAAATTACAGTTCTCAATGAAAAGCAACTGAAATCTCAGGGTTTCGGTGGCATCACCAGCGTTGGACAAGGCTCCTCCAACCCTCCGCGTTTACTGCACATCGCCTATAGCCCTAAGAAATCAAAAAAGAGGTACGCCTTCGTGGGAAAGGGAATCACCTTCGATACTGGGGGGCTCAACCTGAAAGCGGGACTGGGTATGGAAGCGATGAAATCAGATATGGCGGGCGCGGCTGCCGTCTGCGCGGCAACTCTCGCAATTGCCGCCCTAAAACTTCCGATTCACATTGACGCATGGGCGGCGCTGGCAGAGAACATGGTCAGCGATACGGCCACCCGCCCTGGTGACATCGTCACAATATACGGAGGGAAAACCGTCGAAGTGCTCAATCCCGATGCCGAAGGGCGACTGGTTCTAGCGGATTCGCTGGTTAAGGCGGTAGAAGTGGCCAATGCCGGTGGTTTAAAAAGAAAAAAATTGGACGGAATCATCGACGTGGCGACCTTAACCGGCGCACAACTCATCGCACTCGGCACACGTACCGGCGCCGTGATGACCAACGACGAGGGACTATCCACGCAATTCCTGCAGGCCGCTGGGGAGGCAGGCGATTCCCTCTGGCCCATGCCGCTACCTGAAGAACTTCGCGCATCCTTGGACTCGCCCGTCGCCGACATGGCAAATATCGGCGAGAAAATGGGTGGGATGCTGGTTGCGGGTCTTTTCCTGCGGGAGTTTATTCCCACAGACCTTCCCTGGCTTCACATTGATATTGCCGGGCCGTCCTACAACGTCCACGAGCCGCATGGTTACACCCCCAAAGGTGGGACCGGGATGCCTATGCGCTCATTAATCCGTTTTGCTGAGAACAATCTGGAGTAA
- the sucB gene encoding 2-oxoglutarate dehydrogenase, E2 component, dihydrolipoamide succinyltransferase: MTFSVTMPALGESVTEGTVTRWLKAEGDHVAVDEALLEVSTDKVDTEIPSPVAGILSKIVVGIDQTVPVGAELAIIAQSTEATPFPAAPVVPAASTAPVVPAASTVPAAPVVETPIVATPAPVSSNSGTVVSMPALGESVSEGTVTRWLKNVGDPVAVDEALLEVSTDKVDTEIPSPVAGVLLAIDVPIDTTVPVGARLALIGSTLTPVAPAPVAPAPVATSIASPIVAPVAVAPTSTPASLTPVVAEADAYVTPLVRKLAAELGVDLAKVAGTGVGGRIRKEDIEAAAVRLAPAPVAPPVATVAPVTHVASGASTKMPTSGGSPLRGQTVTMSRLRKVIAARMVESLHVSAQLTTVIEVDVTKIARLRDRAKAKFEEREGVKLTFLPFFAVAVCEALKQHPVVNSSVEGDQITYHAAEHLGIAVDTERGLLVPVIRDAGNLNMGGIAQKISDLATRTRDNKVTPDELGGGTFTITNTGSRGALFDTPIINQPQVAILGLGAIVKRPMVVKGEDGGETIAIRSMVYLALSYDHRVVDGADAARFLVTLKDRLEGGSFETDLGL; this comes from the coding sequence ATGACATTTTCAGTAACGATGCCAGCTCTGGGCGAGAGTGTCACGGAAGGCACTGTCACGCGCTGGCTTAAGGCCGAGGGCGATCATGTCGCAGTTGATGAGGCACTCTTGGAAGTTTCCACCGACAAAGTCGATACCGAAATTCCTTCCCCCGTTGCCGGCATCCTCTCCAAAATAGTCGTTGGAATTGACCAAACAGTTCCAGTCGGCGCTGAACTCGCGATTATTGCGCAAAGCACAGAGGCCACTCCTTTTCCAGCAGCACCGGTTGTGCCCGCTGCATCCACAGCACCGGTTGTGCCCGCTGCATCCACAGTGCCCGCTGCGCCAGTTGTCGAAACTCCAATCGTTGCCACACCGGCACCTGTCTCCTCGAACTCGGGGACTGTCGTATCCATGCCAGCCCTCGGCGAATCAGTCTCTGAAGGAACCGTCACGCGCTGGCTTAAAAATGTGGGCGACCCGGTTGCGGTAGATGAGGCTCTCCTGGAAGTTTCTACCGACAAAGTTGATACGGAAATTCCCTCCCCCGTCGCAGGTGTTCTACTTGCTATTGATGTTCCCATTGATACAACAGTTCCAGTTGGAGCACGCCTCGCCCTCATTGGTTCCACACTCACTCCAGTTGCACCAGCACCAGTTGCACCAGCACCAGTTGCAACTTCCATTGCTTCTCCGATAGTTGCGCCCGTTGCCGTTGCGCCTACATCGACGCCGGCATCCCTCACTCCTGTTGTCGCCGAGGCCGATGCCTATGTCACTCCCCTCGTCCGCAAACTCGCTGCAGAACTCGGTGTCGACCTGGCAAAAGTTGCGGGTACTGGTGTGGGTGGCCGTATCCGTAAGGAAGATATTGAAGCCGCTGCGGTTCGCTTGGCGCCAGCGCCAGTTGCACCACCTGTCGCGACCGTCGCTCCTGTAACCCACGTAGCATCGGGTGCTAGTACAAAGATGCCGACTTCAGGAGGATCCCCTCTTCGGGGGCAGACCGTCACGATGTCTCGTCTGCGAAAAGTTATCGCCGCGCGCATGGTCGAATCACTTCATGTAAGTGCGCAACTCACAACGGTTATTGAAGTAGATGTCACCAAAATTGCCCGTTTGCGCGATCGCGCTAAGGCCAAGTTCGAAGAGCGTGAGGGAGTGAAACTCACATTCCTTCCATTCTTTGCCGTAGCCGTATGTGAAGCATTAAAGCAACATCCGGTTGTCAACTCATCGGTTGAAGGCGACCAGATCACGTATCACGCGGCCGAACATCTTGGTATCGCAGTAGACACCGAACGCGGGTTGCTGGTTCCGGTAATACGCGACGCAGGCAACCTCAACATGGGCGGAATCGCCCAGAAGATCTCAGATCTTGCAACTCGTACGCGCGATAACAAAGTCACTCCGGACGAACTCGGTGGCGGCACATTCACAATCACCAACACGGGTAGTCGCGGTGCGTTATTCGATACTCCGATTATCAACCAACCCCAGGTCGCGATTCTTGGTCTTGGTGCAATTGTGAAGCGACCAATGGTGGTCAAGGGCGAAGATGGTGGGGAAACAATCGCCATTCGCTCCATGGTTTATTTGGCCCTCTCTTACGATCACCGAGTTGTAGACGGCGCAGATGCAGCACGCTTCTTGGTGACACTGAAAGATCGTCTTGAAGGCGGATCATTTGAAACGGACCTTGGTTTGTAA
- a CDS encoding lysophospholipid acyltransferase family protein has translation MAELVYPPVITIAKLFWRYLGLKLTVTGEENIPKEGGAIIAINHVGYLDFALAGTALLPAKRYVRFMAKKEIFDNKFAGPLMRGMHHINVDRSSGSASFVAALRALRAGEFVGIFPEGTISKSFEIKEMKTGVVRLAMGASVPIIPVIIWGSQRIWTKGVPRNLKRKRVPISISIGTPIHFTKDDDVAAAEIALRSTMIAMLHEVQEEYPDGHTGQWWAPLRLGGTAPAPLNS, from the coding sequence ATGGCTGAGTTGGTTTACCCTCCTGTCATCACGATCGCCAAATTATTTTGGCGCTATCTGGGTTTGAAGCTGACGGTAACTGGTGAGGAAAATATTCCTAAAGAGGGTGGGGCGATTATCGCCATCAACCACGTCGGTTACCTTGACTTTGCCCTCGCCGGCACTGCATTGCTTCCTGCAAAGCGCTACGTGCGATTCATGGCAAAAAAGGAAATCTTCGATAACAAATTTGCTGGCCCTTTGATGCGCGGAATGCATCACATCAATGTTGACCGCAGTAGTGGATCGGCATCCTTTGTTGCAGCTTTGCGAGCACTTCGAGCCGGAGAGTTCGTCGGAATTTTTCCGGAAGGGACCATTTCTAAAAGTTTTGAGATCAAAGAGATGAAAACCGGCGTTGTGCGCCTTGCCATGGGTGCGAGTGTGCCGATAATCCCCGTCATTATTTGGGGTAGTCAGAGAATTTGGACCAAAGGTGTCCCGCGAAATTTGAAACGAAAACGCGTTCCAATCAGTATCTCTATTGGTACGCCAATCCATTTCACGAAGGATGACGACGTGGCGGCTGCGGAAATCGCCCTGCGGTCCACAATGATCGCGATGCTTCACGAAGTCCAGGAAGAATATCCAGATGGGCACACTGGACAGTGGTGGGCCCCGCTTCGCCTTGGTGGTACCGCACCTGCCCCACTAAACTCCTGA